The following nucleotide sequence is from Deltaproteobacteria bacterium.
TAAACCGCTATTGCAGTGCTTTCGCTCCGGCTGTCGCCACCTGGCCGTCCTGCGCGGCTGAGCCACCCGACACGCCTATTGCTCCGATGATCTTGCCGTTCTGAATGATCGGCACACCGCCCTCGATTGCGCTTATGCCGTCCAGGGTCAGATACGCCGTCTTTCCACCACCGATTAAATCCTCGAAGGCTTTTGTCGGTCGCTTGTAAGCAACGGAACACTTGGCTTTGTGGACCGCCACGTCGATGCTGCCGTACTGTACAACATCGAACCTCTCGAGGTAGAGGAGATTCCCACCCGTATCCACGATTACGATCACGACTTTAATCTTCATCTTGATCGCTTCCGCGGCTGCGGACGCGGCGACGTTCTTAGCAGTGGCCAAGCTTATATTCGGGCCATAAGGATTTGGCATCTGCTGGGCCAGGGCCGTGCCTGAAAAAACAAAAAGGACGATACATAAAACGGCAATGATTTTTAATATCCGCATACTCCCTCCTTTTTTATTAAGAATTCCCATTGTGATGGGTGAATCGAGTATAACAGGACGTTTTTGTCTGTCAATAGAATTTCAATATATCCCTCCCTTGACATACCATTATTGACATACAACCACCT
It contains:
- a CDS encoding heme-binding protein; translation: MRILKIIAVLCIVLFVFSGTALAQQMPNPYGPNISLATAKNVAASAAAEAIKMKIKVVIVIVDTGGNLLYLERFDVVQYGSIDVAVHKAKCSVAYKRPTKAFEDLIGGGKTAYLTLDGISAIEGGVPIIQNGKIIGAIGVSGGSAAQDGQVATAGAKALQ